In Oryza brachyantha chromosome 1, ObraRS2, whole genome shotgun sequence, the following are encoded in one genomic region:
- the LOC102707927 gene encoding purple acid phosphatase 2 — protein sequence MAGRRGAGAAVAAWWCAVGLLLGACLAGQTSEYRRRLGSAVDMPLDADVFRAPPGHNAPQQVHITQGNHDGTAMIISWVTTSEPGSSTVLYGTAKDNLNFSANGKHTQYTFYNYTSGYIHHCTVKNLEFDRKYYYAVGIGQTVRKFWFRTPPKSGPDVPYTFGLIGDLGQSFDSNITLAHYESNSKAQAVLFVGDLSYADNYPYHDNVRWDTWARFVERNVAYQPWIWTAGNHEIDFAPELGETKPFKPYSYRYPTPYKDSGSTAPYWYSVKRASAYIIVLASYSSYGKYTPQYKWLEAEFPKVNRSETPWLIVLMHAPWYNSYNYHYMEGETMRVMYEPWFVKYKVDLVFAGHVHAYERTHRISNVAYNIVNGLCTPVHDQSAPVYITIGDGGNQEGLATNMTAPQPAYSAFREPSFGHAILDIKNRTHAYYAWHRNQDGSAMAADSMWFTNRYWQPTDDSFDNSQ from the exons AtggcggggcggcggggggcCGGCGCCGCGGTGGCCGCGTGGTGGTGCGCCGTCGGCCTGCTGCTGGGCGCGTGCCTCGCCGGCCAGACCAGCGAGTACCGGCGCCGGCTCGGCTCCGCCGTCGACATGCCGCTCGACGCCGACGTCTTCCGCGCCCCGCCCGGCCACAATGCGCCCCAGCAG GTCCACATCACACAAGGCAATCATGATGGCACAGCCATGATAATCTCATGGGTGACAACAAGTGAGCCAGGTTCAAGCACTGTGCTCTACGGGACTGCAAAGGATAACCTTAATTTCTCTGCAAATGGAAAACACACTCAGTATACATTCTACAACTACACATCAGGATATATTCACCACTGTACAGTTAAAAACTTGGAG TTTGACAGAAAATATTACTATGCTGTTGGGATTGGACAAACCGTGAGGAAGTTTTGGTTCAGAACCCCTCCGAAAAGTGGCCCAGATGTTCCGTATACATTTGGCCTCATAG GTGACCTTGGTCAGAGCTTCGACTCAAATATTACGCTTGCTCATTATGAATCCAATTCAAAGGCGCAAGCAGTGCTTTTCGTTGGGGACCTGTCTTATGCAGATAACTACCCATATCATGATAATGTGAGGTGGGATACATGGGCAAGATTTGTAGAGAGGAATGTTGCTTACCAGCCTTGGATCTGGACAGCTGGAAATCATGAGATAGATTTTGCTCCAGAACTA GGTGAAACAAAGCCATTCAAGCCATACAGCTACAGGTACCCCACGCCTTATAAGGATTCCGGTAGTACGGCCCCTTACTGGTATTCCGTAAAAAGGGCATCTGCTTATATTATCGTCTTGGCATCATATTCATCATATG GAAAGTATACACCTCAATACAAGTGGCTTGAAGCCGAGTTTCCCAAGGTTAACAGGAGTGAAACACCATGGTTGATCGTGCTGATGCATGCTCCATGGTACAACAGCTATAACTATCACTACATGGAAGGTGAAACCATGAGAGTAATGTACGAGCCGTGGTTCGTAAAGTACAAAGTTGATCTCGTGTTTGCAGGACACGTGCATGCTTATGAACGGACG CACAGAATATCAAACGTCGCATACAACATTGTGAATGGCCTGTGCACTCCAGTCCACGATCAATCTGCCCCCGTCTACATAACCATCGGCGACGGAGGAAATCAGGAAGGACTGGCCACCAA CATGACGGCGCCGCAGCCTGCCTACTCGGCCTTCAGGGAGCCCAGCTTCGGGCACGCCATCCTGGACATCAAGAACAGGACGCACGCGTACTACGCGTGGCACCGCAACCAGGACGGCAGCGCCATGGCGGCCGACTCCATGTGGTTCACCAACCGATACTGGCAGCCGACGGACGACTCCTTCGACAATTCCCAGTGA